In Salarias fasciatus chromosome 4, fSalaFa1.1, whole genome shotgun sequence, the DNA window GGTGATGGGCGGCGCCAGCGTGATGAGCGGGAACGCCACGCGGTCCACCACCCAGGGGTAGGTGCCGCCGTCGCGGTGGAACAGCGTCTTCCAGTTGTTGCGCAGCGTGACGGCGATGATGGGGAAGTTGGTGCTGATGGTGAAGACGGGGAACAGGCCCAGGAAGTAGCGTAGCACCGGCACGTCCAGCACGCGGCAGTCGTCGGTGAAGTTCAGCGTGTACATGTCGTGCAGCAGCGCGCCGTCGAAGCAGAAGATGGCGGTGAAGGACAACAGGACGTAGAACAGCAGGATGAGGACGTAGTCTGCCAGCACCAGCGCGCCCACGCGCTTCTTGTCGGAGATGGGCGTGACCAGCGACGGCAGCGAGTGCTGGCACATGAAGGAGTACACGCACACGCCGAACAGGTTGGGCACGCCGGAGAAGGACGCCGCCGGCGGACGGCCCTCGCCGGCGCCCTTCCCGATCCGGATCAGGGCCAGGATGATCATCATGGTGAACGCTGCAAGAACCCGGAGAGCAGTCAATGACAGCGTCACACGCTAATGCAGAAATATGTTAGCTTAGAACCTTAACAGAGCCGCTAATGCTAGCAAACATTAGCGGCCCTCATCTTCTGTTTAAAACAATAGAGACGGTTAGAGCGCCAACTGCTCCTACAGCTGAGATATGCTAATGCCAACAAGTTTACGACTTAATCTAACCACATTCAGCTAGCATGACGAGGGACAGATGCTAATATTAACTGCTCCTACAGCTAGGAGATGCTAATGTGAGTTAGCAGAAGCCATTTGGTCCTCACTGGAAGATcagtggaagatgctctataatctggacacAGGTTGAATAATTATCATTCTGAGGTTCTTGGTCTCAGACAGACGGAGAACCAAGGGTTCCGGCGGTTCTTACCGATCCAGCGCATGAGGGAGGTGAGGATCTGCAGGTATTTCGTCTTCTGGGCACTGAAGAAGGTGAAGGGACCCAGCAGGAGGGTGAAGGCGGCCTGCAAGACCAGAAGAGGCTCAGAACGCAGCAGCAGAACCGGACTGGTGAGAACAACGTTCTACCAAGAAGTCAGAGAggaaccagagaggagggaCGGCAAGAATCCAGCAACCAACCAGCTGAGCAACACCTGACACCATCCAATCCAAACCTGGCACCACCTAAGCATGGCACTCCCTGAACCAAACCCGGCACCACCCCAACAGTCCTGGACGCTGTCAGATCGTCAATAAAcgtgaaaaaaatacatcaaaatccAAAACTCGTCTGATCAAACAGAGTTCCTCAAGAGAGCAGATTAAAGAACCACAGAGACGAAGAGAACCAGTGAAAGATGGAACCGCTCCTCCACCAACTCCACCCGAGACCATCTGACCGCAGACTGAGAACCGGATCTCAGCGGAACCCCAGAGAACCGGAACATGTCACAGTGCCAGAAGCTTCCGTTCCTCCAGACGACCTGACCGACGGCccggtccctgaacgcatcgCGTCAGCGGAACATTTCGCAGCATGCGGCTGGGTTCTCGCAGCTTCATTCCGTCGGGCCGAGGCAGAGTGTGAGGAGATTACCGGGGATTAGAAACGGCGGCTGATCACAGTAATGGCGACAAACCAACGGGCGCCAGGTGGCGTCGCGTTCTCCGCCTGTCAGTCCCTCACAGGCGGAGCGGCTGTTGTGGATTTGTGCGGCTGAGCGGTGCGGAGACGGCGAGGACGGCGCTCcgtctctcagcagcagctgccgccGGTTCTCCGGTAAGTAATTAACGGTTGGAGTAATTAGCGGGCGGAGTCAGCTGGACGCTGGTGGCACAGATGTCCTCTGGTCCCTCCGGACGCTTTGGTCCAACTGTCCGCTGGACGACAGACGCCGCGGATCCTGGATTCATTAACGGGCCGACGCTGGAACGGACAAAGTTCAGTGGAGTGACCGTCCAGAGTCCAGACGGGTCCTGGTGGTCCAGACGGGTCCAGTCCCAACCAAAACCACTTTATAAAACGACTTTAGACAAACCAATTAATAAGAACTACtattattcatattttcagtATTCATAGGGAatgaagatggacagatggatgttcAGACGGTGgagggatggacggatggacagatgatggatggacggatgttGCTTCATGAGGACCTGAgtgtctctgctgctcatcaAGTCCCTAAAAATCAGGTTTGAATCCgtttcctcctcagcagcagcttcctgcagcgGCCACCAGGCGGCGCCGCAGAGCCGTCAgtcaggaggactggaggacagaccgatggagcgccccctgcaggctggacAGGCTCCACACGGGCTCAGGAATAACATGCAGCTCTTTCCTCTACAGTAGCCTGAACTAtgagggacagagagggacTGGATGGAGAGGGACAGGACGGAGAGGGACGGAGAGGGACGGAGAGGGACAGGACAGGCctttcagtgctgtgataaaAGGTGAGAATCAAACACTGGCGCTCTGaatgaaagacaaaagacagagacagagcccAGAAAAGTCTCGGAGACACAGGAGAGTCCAGATATCAAGTCAGGCGATTTCAGGGGGAATATGGGGGCAGGTCCTGGAGTGGGGGTCATGGAGGGGGGTTCAGGACGGAGCAGTCATCCATCACACCCTCATTAACATAAACGTCTCCAGATTGATTCATTTGGTTCTCCACAGGCTTCATGGACGTAATGAAGATTCATGGTTTCTTCTCCGTCTGATTCATGAGAACCAAACCTTCAGCATCAGAGAACCTGGAACACTCCGGCTCACTGACATCCAGACTGTAGAGCATCGTCCTCCTCTAGCTGATGGGCGGAGAAGGAGGGGCGGGAGGAGCAGCGGGCGGTCTGCGGTCCGATacccagagaaccaggaagtctGAATCCTCACCTCAATCCGGACGGGGCAACGCCACCCAGTGGGGCAACGCCAGCCAGCGAGGTGCCACCCAGCGGGGCAACGCCACCCAGCGGGGCAACGCCACCCAGCGGGGGCAACGTCACCACCAGCGGGGAACCTCCAGAGAAGGACCAGCAGGTCGAGGTGACGGAGGCCTTGACAGAGATCAGATCCTAGATCCTGGACTCTCCAGCTCCGCTGGCTCCTCTCTCTAGCAGAACAATAACTCCTCTAATCAGGGATCAGTCAGTCCAAGTCCCTGGTCTTCCTTCCAGACAGATGAAGGTCCAGTTTTCCCGGTGCAATGACAGGCTCCACACCCAGACCAGGAGACCTGGGGGGGCACTAAGGGCTGGAAAGGCCTGGAGTggaccagcagggtccagcagacACTGGTAGAGTCCAGTGAGGGCCAGTAGAGCCTGGTAGACCCTGGTAGAGCCCAACAGAACCTGACAGGACTTGGTGATTCAGCCTCCATGTTCACAGCTTCTCTGAGAGttcctcagcagcaggatggagtcTGATTTATTAAAGATggatcattaaaaagaaaagagcagcagcttgAAGTCACTCCCTCCTGGTCTGACCGCCGTTTTATGATCCTGATTTTTTTATGTCACATTAGTCTGATGATAGAAATCATCGGTATGAACTGCTGATCATTTATCAACTGATGAAACTTAGTggataataatgaaaaaatcaCTGACCTGGAtaaaacgagagagagagagagagagagagagagagagagagagagagagagagagagagagagagagagagagagagagagagagagagagagagagagagagagagagagagagagaaaagagagaggatcCAGCATTACAGTTAAACTCAGGAGGGAATCAGACTTTGGCTTCTGAACACTTGGAAGACGTGAGAAAAGCTCGAAGGAGGAGAAATTAATCCAGAGGAGAGAAAGATGAGCGTGACGGGAGAGATGAGCGAGGCTTTGGAACGTTCCGCCACGTTCCATCACGTTCTGTCATGTTCTACCACGTTCCACCTGGGAGGAAAACGTGAGCTCGGCCAAGAGCTTTGTTTATCAGAGAACGTCCTCAGCTCACCTCCCAGAACAACACAAGACGGTCtggctgtaaaaacacacaacagacacGGCTGTATCGCCACACAACAGACGGTCCGGCTGTCCCGCCACACGACAGATGGTCCGGCTGTATCGCCACACAACAGACGGTCTGGCTGTATCACCACACAACAGACGCTTCAGGTGTATCAAAACAACAGACGGTCCGCCTGTActgccacacaacacacagtccGGCTGTGTCGCCACACAACAGACGGTCCGGCTGTGTCGCCACACAACAGACAGTCCCGGCTGTGTCGCCACACAACAGACGGTCCGGCTGTGTCGCCACACAACAGACGGTCCAGCTGTGTCGCCACACAACAGACGGTCCGGCTGTACCGACACACAACAGACGTTTCAGCTGTACTGACACACAACAGACGTTTCAGCTGTACCAACACAAAACAGACGGGCCAGCTGTATCACAACACGGTCCGGCTGTACCGACACACAGACGGTCCGGCTGTATCAATACACGACAAACATTCCAGTACAAGTAGAACCATCAAACAGAACCCTCAGAACAGAGCTGGACCGGTTCTTACCAGAAACACCCTGTAGGCGTCCTTCCGGGTCAGCGGACCCCAGCAGATGTCGGTGTCGTTGTACTTCACAGTCCCGGCGCTGCAGGAGTGGTTCCCACTGcacggacacacaaacacacagacatggaTCAGCCTGTGGGCGGAGTCATGCTGGACAGagtcaaacagaagaagaacaagaaaccTGAAGAAGTAAAACCATCGCAGGAAGCACGTAAGGCCCTGGTATCAccacagagctttgttggacCTGGTTTACTGTGGTTCCTGTGGATCGGTTCTTCCtgattgttttcagtttgtattttcAGGGGTTCCGGATGGTTCCAGTCCTACGTGGAGCCTGTTCCTGGACTCCTGAACCTGAGCTGCTGGTCTGAGAGGAACCATGAGGAGCAGAACACCGAGAATGCTGCTCCAGTCTGATAATAAAGAGCCGGGGCCCCGGGCAgagggggggcagaggagggtggggcgggggggagacCCCCCACGGGGCAGAGCTTTATTACCTCCATCTGCTGGACTGAGgcggtggggggtggaggacggTGAAGGGAACTTCACCCCCACCTTAATTGAGCGGTCAACGCTCAGAAAAACAGGCAGACTGGAAAAACAACTTGTTCTCTTGAACTGGGAGAACCGGGAACAGAATCTGTGCGGCTTCAtgctccagcttcctgtctcCAGAACTCATCAGCCATCAGCCAAGTTCCCCGTCAGAGATCCAGCTGACGGCAGAACCTCCGTGTGGAGAAAGTCGCTACTTCAACCAGGCTGCAGGGCTGAAATGAGATCTATGCAGACCTGGGGTCTGGAACCAGCAGTTCCAGGATGTTACCTGGTTCCACGTAGTCctggtgtgcagcagtgtgaactGCTAAAATCCATGTGTGAAGACAAATTGTCTACATGTGGTGCAGGTCCAGaaccccaccccctcccactTGCAGgtccagaacccccccccccccccccggcccccctgcaggtccaggaCCCCGGCTTGGGCCCCGGCAGGTGGTCTTACCAGGTGACCTCCATCAGAGAGATGGGGACGGCTGCAGCGTAGATGGCCAGGTCTCCATACAGGTAGACGATGATGCAGATGTAGAACATGTTGACTCcaactgaggaggaggaggaggaggaggaggagacgggagctACGTCAGGCTACGTCAGGGTCAAGGGTCAACACCACGAGGCACAGGAGCTAAATCAGGCTCCGTCAGGGTGAAGGTGGAGTTTACCTTTGTTGAAGAACATGGAGGCCATCTGACCCATCTCCACCCGCTCCACGATGTCGAACTGATCCACGTGACCCGAACGTTCTGCAGACAGAACACAGAACCAAAATGATAGATTATGGGAGGATTATTGGAGGATTGATGGATTTTTGGAGGATTATTGGAGGAATAATGGATGATTGGAGGATTAATGGATTATTGGAGAACTGATAGATTATTGCAGGATTGAAGAATTATTATTAGAGGCTTATTGGAGGATTGAGGGATTATTACTGTTACTGGAGGATTATTGGATGATCGATAGAGGGATACTGGAGgcagagtcctgcactgggTCGGGTACCCGCAAACACAGCTGATTTGcgggtggtttttaaaagcttttttttttcctcgggtTCGGATCTGGGTGGGAAAAATAACTTGCGGGTCAGGTCGCGGGTTGTAGACTGACTCatgagaatcaatataaaataataataaataaaataaaaacgttgTGACCCACctgctgcgactgtctgcagcaCTGCGGCTCTTCTGCAGTCATTCCCGGGATTTTCAGTTGgttgagcaaactacagaaaTCTTGGTctttatttactctctgagggtcgcttccGCTACTTTGTGACAGTCACtggctcagctgtttaatcGCGTTTCACCATCTAATAACACAatttgtgattggacgagagcatcaaacgTTCTGCCGCCGTCTAACAAGCGCCACTTCTAAAACAGTTAATAGCCATTTAGATATTTGAggaataaatggataaaacgtagaactatcactttgtaatgttcctgaagtgttcaaacattacacagtgtttccctgatggattacttttctccCCGATGGATTCTAAAACACGTCACGGCTCGTAGCTGCTGACcgccgctcaagtctggacagaaaggaAGTCTATTACACACGTAAAGTTACCTTTgagagattaaaagtttaaaagcttTAAACGTAACAAACGAGCGTTTTTCCAGttgtatgggagaagaacacgcagggctgatgattcatgactgaagtcaggcttttaTTGGAAGATCTGCTTCGTTCAGGTGTTGTTTACTCACTGGCAGCTGACCTGTGGCGACATGCTGTTCAGTATTCAGACAAAATGAcccaaaatgatgactttaaataCGGGTTGCaggtcgggctgcgggtcgtgtttcaACAGGTCGGATCAGGTCGCAGTACTAATAGGGCTGATGCACGGGTTTGCGGTTTGGTTGCGGGTTTGTACGtccccgggtcgggccggggcgggtcttgaaaattggacccgTGCAGGACTCTGACGGGAGGGTCGAGGgatcctccctgctcctcctccatacAGTCACTCACGGATTGAGAGGATGGGTTtggtctctggttctggtcGACCTCGACACAGAACGTCGTCGTCCGAGTACTCTGAGGAGGAGTCACTGTCCTCcacctgagggggggggggggaggaggagcaggaggaggaggaggaggaggaggaaggagggtggggggtagaagagagggggggagaTAACAGtgaatctgtgttttctgtttctccgGACAAAATAAAGTTACGGGAAtcaacactgctgtgtgtgtgagagagacaaagagagagagagagagagagaggggagagaaaggagagctggaaaaagaagaagtgaaagaggaagaagcggacgaagaggaagtgaagaagagggaggaactgaagatgaagtgaaagagaaaggaaTAAGCGGAGGAAggtgaaggaaaagaaagagcagGCAGAATGAaccagcagacggaggaggagatcaGAACGCTCCATGCTGTCTGGGATCCATCGATGAGATcgtctctcctccgtctccaccggACCTCCAgtgttgaagttggtttcacatTCACAGTAAAGTGGAGTGGAAAGTCACCTCCCCCCAATGGGAAACCGACTTCATCACCGGACCGATGGACACCAGATCGATTAAAACAATCAGATCGACTCACTAATCTGATTTAATCTCCTGGATTGCAGAACAATGTGGATCTTTTAGTGTTTTATagtaaaaatggaagaaaaacattctgaaaaaattaactcaaaataaataaaccatcatccatcatcatcatcatcatcatcatccaacCACCACCCTACAGTCTCCCTGCAAAACCTCTGAAGACCAGCAGGGGGTCTCACTGTGTTCAaagtgtgtggctgtgtgtgtcttgttCCACCTGTTGACTCAACTATCATCTTTCTTTGCATCTTctgtttgaacacacacacacacacacacacacacacacacacacacacacacacacacacacacacacacacctcctcctgctccctcctcttccaGCGCAGCTGGGCGTTGGCAGCGGCCATGGCCTCGATGACGAAGGTGGTGGTCATGTAGCTGCAGAGCGAAACAGACTGACGTGATCTACTGATCTATAGATCTACTGATCTGTGATCTACTGATCTGTGATCTGCTCCCGGCTCACCTCATGAAGGCCAGGACGGAGATGAGGCCGACGCTGAGCGCCCAGCCGGCCGTGGCGAAGGCTCTGGGCATGGTCAGAGCCCCGGTCCCCACGATCAGGTTGAACATGTAGACCAGCCccacctgcagggggcagcagagagccgTGAGGagagcggggcggcggcggtgggccGCCTGCTGAGTCGGCGGGCCGCCTGCTGAGTCGGCAGACGAGGCGacacctcacttcctgtttctgccgGGATACTCACGAAGGCGGAGTACGGCTCCCCGGTGTCTGTGATCCCTCCGGCCATGGTCAGTCCACACCTGGGGGGGCAAGCACATCTGGATCACACatctggaccagaggagacacaaacacatctggaccagtgtagagacacaaacacacatctgaatCACACATCTAGATCAGtcgagacacaaacacacatcggTATAACAAGAGACAAACATCTGTAtcactgaagaaacaaacatctGGATCCGTGGAGAGACTCCTTCAGAGAAGGAAGATGTCTTCCTATCTGCTTCTAACTACCTGCTGGTGAAAAATTAATGGCTCCACAGAGaaaggggtcagaggtcagaggtcagtctaCGACTGTCGCTGCTGtcaaaacttttcttttgtcttcttgATTACACCTGATTGGGCCTGAAACCGTTGATCTTTATCGATCCTTCTGGGATCAATAaagctcttcttctcctcgaGCCCAGAACCAAACTCCCCTCTCACTTCGTCTGATTCTTCATTGTCCTCCGTCCCTGCAGACCTGCTCGCGCTCCACTAAACCAGCTGGCATCTCTTCCGGTCAACTCGGGTTTCTTCTTCAATTCGGCGTCGATAAATCTGAGTTTAAGTTTCCAGTTTTAGTGGAAGTGTGGATCATGTGAGCAGCCCCCGGTCCGGTCCTGTTAACCTCCCTGAACCCAGACTGTCTGTTCCGGAGCTTCAACACGTcgcgtgctgctgctgccgagtTCCGGGTGTCTGGCTGAATTTAGCGAAGCTTCATCTGGAGGGGGGTTACGGTCCTCCAGATGAGGCTCTTCAGAGGTGAACTCACCTTCCCGGGTCTGTCTGTTAGCTCCGCCGCTAAGCTAGCAGGCTGCTCCGGGGATCGAAGCCTCTCCGGCGGACAGACGGCGCCCTGTCTGCCGGCTCCCGCACCTCATGAGGCGGGCTGCGGGTCCGGACGGCTCCGCGGGTCCAAACAGGTCCGACAGCCGAGAGGAGGAGCGCGAAAACACGACCAGCGACCGAGGAACAGCTGGACGCGGACACTGTCCACTTCCGGTAAACACCTCCGGTACATCCGGTTCACTCTGTCACAGTAAAAGACCACGGGAAgagttttattctgaaagacgcgctttcataacttttttgtgattattatgattattttattgtgaagatCTAATGTAATTAGACGGAAAACGAGGCTTTCTCcagtaaaatcacattttgggacaaaatgtttcatattttaatcGCCGAGTTTCCGCCCCTCCGTCAACTGAAGGTGAGACAAACCGAACGCACCCCCTGCACGTTACCTCCGTCACATGACGGTGTCGTGATCTGCTCACCTGGAATTTCCTGTTGctctgtgatttttcttttagctCTTTACCGTTGAAATGAGCATGAGATGAAAGAAAGGATGACAACGTGATGTGAATGAACTGATGAACAAACCGCTGATGATCTGAATATGTTGGAGACAGACGGACTCCAGCGAAACCACGTGCCACTGAGCACGCGCAGTCCCGTCAGGATCCAGTGTTGACATCTTCCAGCCAGAGAATTTATTGGTTTAAAGACAGAAGCATcttgttcacagagtgcaggaGTTAATCCAGAAGATTATTCAACAATATTTCCAAaagaaatagattttatttaACCAGAAAAATAGAAAGAGTATTTCATCTGTTCTTCAGTTTAACAGTAATTTAATCAgacaggttttattttgtttagattATTTCATCTAATTCGCTTCAATTGttataataaaaatgaatgattttttctgtttaagaattaaagacaaaacaattaaaaagaaaatgatttcatgttcaatgatcaatcaatcaattgaTCAACCGATCACACTTgagagaaaatataaaacatctaacaaacagaaaaatttAAATTTCGTTTTATTATCCAACATTTTTCTGAACTTTAAGCAAATGATTTAAAACATTCAGTCATGAAAGAACTATATttaaacatgctttgtttttgtataattggatgtcaaaataaaagcaataaagGTCAGGAAGCAACATAAGAGTCAAATCGTGAAGACAGAAATAAACCAATGCTACagagaaaatgattaaaatggtAGAAATAACCAGCTAACGAGTGAACAGCTGGTCAGATAACCAACTAACTAGATGAACAGACAATACCTGATtgtaccacaaggtggtgcagtTGGTCAAGCTACACTCGATTAATTCAGTCAAAgaacaggagaagaagaagaagaagaagaagaatgacaGCTCTGAGACCCGGtgctgccacctggtggacAGATGCTGCATCGTGCTGATCTCACAGTGAATTTTTAAAgatgcaataaataaaaacatgtcacaTGACAGACTGTGCACGTGTGGCATGCACAGCCGATGGCATGGTCATAAAATACAGAAtgcttgtttggcaacctcgGGAAAATCTGATTagctcaggaaccaggaagtgtgatgTCTAGCCCGCCCACCAAAGTTGGTTTTTCCCAGAAGGCCTTACTtcagatccaaaattgagcagcgcacatccctatactgttagcagacggggctatgtgtatagccgctcctaaaacagctttaatcgtccaaaagctcattagtttcaccaatatttcatcatggtgcGCTCACGCCTCTCTCCgtgacagcccggtgtcgccagatatgtcatatatgcagatatatgttcggtaagtgcacgcctgtctagatatctatgtctatagatctatgtctaggtatgGCCAGAGCTACAGAagctgcattgttgttgtgaccgccgattgcgaaacaaagacaccgccacgcccgcctagcggcttggcggtgaaattgcagaggagggcgttcccttgacaaagaagcaagatatgttcagtggcggcgtagggttgccagCGTAAGAACGacgtcgctgcgacggggaagcatactgaggccttgaTCCAGTCCAGTCCGATCCAGTCCAGTGCAGTCTgatccagtccagtccagtctgaTCTGATCCAGTTCAGTCTGGTTTAGTCAAGTCCCGTCGAGTCCATTCTGATCCGGTCCAGTCCAGTGCAGTCCAGTTTGATCCGATCTGGTCCAGTTTAGTCCGGTCCAGTCCactccagtccagtccagactagtccagtccagtccagtgcAGTCTGATCAAGTCCAGTCGCGTTCGATCCactccagtccagtccagtccagtccaagGAGGTCCAGTGCAGTGTGATCCAGTCCATTCCAGTTTGATCCAGTCTAGTCCAGTCTATTCCAGTCCAGTCTGATATGATCTGATCTAGTGTGGTCTGGTCCAGTCCGATCTGTTctagtccagtccagtctgctCCGATTCACTCCAGTCCAGTTTAGTCCAgtccggtccagtccggtccagtccggtccagtccagtccagtccagtccagtccagtccaacTCAGCCCAGGTTCCTCATCCAGGTGATGTACATGACCATGAGGAAAACTGTCACGGTGATGAAGTAAACCACAAAGAAGACGTGGTCGAAGACCTCCGCCCAGCGTTtgtacttcttcttctccgTCAGCTGCTTCCCGGCGTCGCGCCGCGCcgccttcacctcctccaggaggcgctgcagcacGGCGCCGTCGCCCCGGGGCGGCAGCGGAATGTCGCCGGAACCCGGCTTCACCGGAACCTTCTCCTCCGCCGGGTCTGCGGAAAAATGGGAGGAGTGTCACGCCGTCTCCTCTGGACACGAGGATGAATCGGCGCTTCCAGTTCTCACCTTTCAGTAAATTGTCGTCCACCGGATCGTCCTGCTGGGTCCGGCGAGAACACTGGACGGCGCAGTAACTGTCCAGATCCACCAGGAACGTCACCAGCATGGCCTCCAGAACACTGATCCCCACCAGGGCGAAGATCGCCACGCAGTAGAtggctgaggaagaggagaaggacgaagaggaggaggaggaggacgagggtgaggacgaggacgaggaggaggaggaggaggaggaggaggaggaggaggagaggaagagaaggaggaagagaaatCAGCAGTAAAGTCTTCAGTAATTTGTGGAGCAGATGCTGAGTCTGATGGAAACTGCTGAAGCAACATCTGTAGAGATGTGTTACTGTGTGCAGCGGTGTCTGGGCGCACCGATCATGGGCAGGTTGTCCTCGGTGGACGGCAGCATGTCCTGCAGGATGAGCAGGAGGACGGAGATGGACAGCAGGATGGTCACCTTGAAGCTCATCTTCTCTCCTCGGGACTCGCTGATGAAGAAGGAGGTCAGGTCCAGAACCAGCAGGTAGAACAGCGGAACGATGAAGTTGATGACGTACAGCATGGGCTTTCTCTCGAAGGTCAcctgcagagacatgaagaaCATTAGACGGAGCGGCGGAACATCGGACGGAGCGGCGGACAGAGC includes these proteins:
- the tmem104 gene encoding transmembrane protein 104 isoform X2; the protein is MTTTFVIEAMAAANAQLRWKRREQEEVEDSDSSSEYSDDDVLCRGRPEPETKPILSIQRSGHVDQFDIVERVEMGQMASMFFNKVGVNMFYICIIVYLYGDLAIYAAAVPISLMEVTCGNHSCSAGTVKYNDTDICWGPLTRKDAYRVFLAAFTLLLGPFTFFSAQKTKYLQILTSLMRWIAFTMMIILALIRIGKGAGEGRPPAASFSGVPNLFGVCVYSFMCQHSLPSLVTPISDKKRVGALVLADYVLILLFYVLLSFTAIFCFDGALLHDMYTLNFTDDCRVLDVPVLRYFLGLFPVFTISTNFPIIAVTLRNNWKTLFHRDGGTYPWVVDRVAFPLITLAPPITVAFCTHNLESLVGVTGAYAGTGIQYVVPAFLVYHARRHLEPVVGRDAVNKHRSPFRHAFWVWFVLLWATFCLMFVTANIILTDTKK
- the tmem104 gene encoding transmembrane protein 104 isoform X1, whose translation is MAGGITDTGEPYSAFVGLVYMFNLIVGTGALTMPRAFATAGWALSVGLISVLAFMSYMTTTFVIEAMAAANAQLRWKRREQEEVEDSDSSSEYSDDDVLCRGRPEPETKPILSIQRSGHVDQFDIVERVEMGQMASMFFNKVGVNMFYICIIVYLYGDLAIYAAAVPISLMEVTCGNHSCSAGTVKYNDTDICWGPLTRKDAYRVFLAAFTLLLGPFTFFSAQKTKYLQILTSLMRWIAFTMMIILALIRIGKGAGEGRPPAASFSGVPNLFGVCVYSFMCQHSLPSLVTPISDKKRVGALVLADYVLILLFYVLLSFTAIFCFDGALLHDMYTLNFTDDCRVLDVPVLRYFLGLFPVFTISTNFPIIAVTLRNNWKTLFHRDGGTYPWVVDRVAFPLITLAPPITVAFCTHNLESLVGVTGAYAGTGIQYVVPAFLVYHARRHLEPVVGRDAVNKHRSPFRHAFWVWFVLLWATFCLMFVTANIILTDTKK
- the LOC115387422 gene encoding 5-hydroxytryptamine receptor 3A translates to MNHLNLILSNNSLDLVRPVKDWRTTTYVQLDMLLFGILEVDEKFQTITNHIWLQMLWTNEFLTWRPADFCGIDMLTVPRSKLWIPDIGIQEDTSDTSSVQDGMFVSIHHNGTVMAGRRQRLTFTCQLNLKMFPFDTQHCSITFMSHSSTADAVELGTVVNDTTLNRLSERIMITQGEWKLTSVRTEAMLHHDLFSNVSKLAYKVTFERKPMLYVINFIVPLFYLLVLDLTSFFISESRGEKMSFKVTILLSISVLLLILQDMLPSTEDNLPMIAIYCVAIFALVGISVLEAMLVTFLVDLDSYCAVQCSRRTQQDDPVDDNLLKDPAEEKVPVKPGSGDIPLPPRGDGAVLQRLLEEVKAARRDAGKQLTEKKKYKRWAEVFDHVFFVVYFITVTVFLMVMYITWMRNLG